Part of the Pyxidicoccus trucidator genome is shown below.
CTTCGTCACTGCCATCCAGCGCCGCCTGCGTCTGGCGCAGGTCGAAATCGGCGGTCAGCAGCAGTGCCGCCAGGTTCATCCGTTCCAGTTCCATCAGCATCCAGGAGACTCCGCGCTACGACCTGCCTCTCCAATAACCAGCAGCATGGCAGGGGGGCCCGACGCCCTTTGGCCGGAGTCCCTGTGCAGACCCGGGGCCAGCCTCACAGGCCACCAGGCAGGCGCTCACGCCCCACCCTTCCCGGCATGTGGACCTGGGGACGACTCCGAGTGGACGGGACGGACGCGTGGCCCCGTCCATGTATGCTGCCGCTCCGCTCCATGGGCCACGTCCACATCGTCCGAGACTTCCCCTCCCCCCAGGAGGGCTTCCACCGCACCGTGCGCGTCTACACACCCGACGCCTACGACTCGATGCCGCACCACCGCTTCCCCGTGCTCTACATGCACGACGGACAGAACGTCTTCGCCCACCCCGACTCGGCCCGCTTCGAGACGTGGTGCGCCAACGTCGCGCTGGAGCACGGAGTAGACGAGGGCCGCCTGGAGCCGTGGATCATCGTCGCGGTGGACTCGGGCGAGGGGCGGCTGCAGGAGTACTCGCCCTGGGACGAGCCCCGCAACCAGACGAAGGCGCGCGGCGAGGCCTACGGCCGCTTCCTGGTGCAGCACCTCAAGCCGCTGGTGGACCGCACCTACCGCACGCGCCCCGAGGCCGAGTGGACGGGCGCCATGGGCTCGTCGATGGGCGGGCTCATCTCCCTGTACCTCGGCTTTCGCTACCCGGACGTCTTCGGCCGCATCGGCGCGCTGTCGCCCACCGTCATGTGGGGCGAGGGGCGCCTGTTCGAGGAGTGGGCCACTCACAGCCGCCACTGGACGCGCATCTACCTGGACGCCGGCGAGCAGGAGTTCATCCACACCGACGGCGTGCCCCTCAACTACGGCGAGGCCACGCGCGCCTTCTACGAGCACCTCAAGCACGTGGGCTACGCAGACCACGAGTTGTCCCTGGTGCTGGAGCCCGGGGGCGAGCACCACGAGCGCGACTGGCAGCGCCGCCTGCCCCAGGCGATGCAGTGGTTGCTGGGGTGAGGCGCGCCGCGTGAAGCTCCGCAAGCCGGTGCCGCTCGAGCAGCGGCTCGTCTACGTGCAGGTGGTGGAGGGACTGCTCCAGCACGGGCTTCAGGGCAGGGTGTCGCCCCGGCTGAAGCAGCGGCTGCGGCAGGCGGGCATCGACCTGGACCGGCCCTTGCTGCCGGCCTACCCGGTGCCGCTGTGGATGCATTGCCTGTCCGTCATCGTCGAGGAGACGTACCCGGGCGTGCCCCGCGAGGAGGCCTTCCGCAAGCTGGCGGAGGCGCACGTGCAGGGCTACGGGCGCACCGTCATCGGCCGCGCGGTGTATGGCGTCATGCGGCTGCTCGGCACGCGCCGGCTGGTGCAGCGCCTGCCGCAGACGCTGCACGCCACGGACAACTACACGGAGGTGGAGCTCGTCGAGCGCGGCCCCACCACCTATGAGATGCGGATGAACTCCGCGGTGGACTCTCCCGGCTACGTGGAGGCGCTCTTCGAGTCCATGATGCGCGTGGGCGGCGCGGAGTCCCCGAAGGTGACGAAGACGCACGTGGACCCGGCCGCGCCGAGCACCACGTACCTGCTCACCTGGACCGAGCGCTGAGCCTCAGGCGGTGGCCTGGATGAAGCGCACCGCCTCGTGCATGGCGTCCAGGTCCGGGTGCCGGGTGAGGTACATCTCCTCGCCCATGAGGCTGTGGTAGACGGGCGGCAGGTCACCCTGGTGCTGGAGCAGCGAGGTGCCCAGCTTCTCCACAATCTGCTTGTGGTTGTGCTTGTAGCGGCGGCTCTTGCGGCGCGCGCTGTGACAGACATGGTAGCGCGGGGTGTAGCGAAAGTCCGCCACCGGGTCCCCCGTCACCACGCGCGCCCACAGCCGGTACACGTCGATGTCGCACGTGTAGTTCATCATGTCGGTGATGAAGCCGCCGGGCGGGCGGAGGTTGACCTCCAGCACGATGAAGCGGCCGTCGGGCAGGCGGAAGAACTCCAGGTGGAACCAGCGCTCGCGCAGGCCGCACGCGGCCACCACCTCGCGGCCCAGCACGTCGAGCGCGGGCGGAATCTCCTGGAGGCTCCAGAAGGAGATGTCGCGCTTCTCCAGCACCGTCTCCATGCCGCCGTCGCTGTACTGGTGGCTGAGGTTGAAGACGATGACGCCGTGCCGGTCCACGATTCCGTCGTAGGTGACGATGGTGCCGCGCACGAAGGGCTGGGCCACGTAGGAGGTGGGCAGCGGGTGGGCCAGGGCGTCGTCCACCTCCTTGTCGCTGGCCACCTTGAAGGTATGGGCGGCGCCCACGCCCACGTCGGGCTTGAGGACGAGCGGGTAGCCCACCTTGGCGGCGAACGTCTTCACCTGGGCGGCGTCGCGCACGCGGATGAGCTCCGGGTGGGGCACGCCGGCCGCGTGGAAGACCTCGGCCATGCCGGACTTGGAGCGCAGGCGGTGGATGTCCGCAGGCTGCAGGCCGGGCACGTGGAAGTCCTCGCGCAGGCGGGCCTCCACCTCCAGCCAGGACTCGTTGAGCGAGTCGATGCGGTGGATGCGCCCGTGCTTCCAGGTGAGGTAGCCGGCGGCGCGGACGAGC
Proteins encoded:
- a CDS encoding alpha/beta hydrolase — translated: MGHVHIVRDFPSPQEGFHRTVRVYTPDAYDSMPHHRFPVLYMHDGQNVFAHPDSARFETWCANVALEHGVDEGRLEPWIIVAVDSGEGRLQEYSPWDEPRNQTKARGEAYGRFLVQHLKPLVDRTYRTRPEAEWTGAMGSSMGGLISLYLGFRYPDVFGRIGALSPTVMWGEGRLFEEWATHSRHWTRIYLDAGEQEFIHTDGVPLNYGEATRAFYEHLKHVGYADHELSLVLEPGGEHHERDWQRRLPQAMQWLLG
- a CDS encoding DUF2378 family protein, coding for MKLRKPVPLEQRLVYVQVVEGLLQHGLQGRVSPRLKQRLRQAGIDLDRPLLPAYPVPLWMHCLSVIVEETYPGVPREEAFRKLAEAHVQGYGRTVIGRAVYGVMRLLGTRRLVQRLPQTLHATDNYTEVELVERGPTTYEMRMNSAVDSPGYVEALFESMMRVGGAESPKVTKTHVDPAAPSTTYLLTWTER
- a CDS encoding ATP-grasp domain-containing protein, giving the protein MNFVFISPHFPPQFFHFVTALRERGVTVLGIGDAPYDSLRSELRESLREYFLVPNLNDEDALVRAAGYLTWKHGRIHRIDSLNESWLEVEARLREDFHVPGLQPADIHRLRSKSGMAEVFHAAGVPHPELIRVRDAAQVKTFAAKVGYPLVLKPDVGVGAAHTFKVASDKEVDDALAHPLPTSYVAQPFVRGTIVTYDGIVDRHGVIVFNLSHQYSDGGMETVLEKRDISFWSLQEIPPALDVLGREVVAACGLRERWFHLEFFRLPDGRFIVLEVNLRPPGGFITDMMNYTCDIDVYRLWARVVTGDPVADFRYTPRYHVCHSARRKSRRYKHNHKQIVEKLGTSLLQHQGDLPPVYHSLMGEEMYLTRHPDLDAMHEAVRFIQATA